In Chitinophagaceae bacterium, the DNA window ACGGTATGATTCCCGTGAGGTTTTCATGGACACCTTCTGTAGATGCAAATCAAACAAATGGACTGTCATATAATATCTATGTAGGAGAAAAAACTAACAAAAACAGTATTAGATCTTCCAATTCCGATATGAGTGTAGCAAAATCAGGTTTGCGTTCTGTTGTTAGCCGCGGAACTATACAAGGAACTTCTTGTACTCTTTCTTTGCAAAAAGGAAAAAGATATTATTGGAGTGTTCAGGCAATAGATGCATCTTTTGCAGGTGGAGAATGGGCACAAGAAGACAGTTTTGATGTAGGAAACATATCCAACAAAATGAATCAAGTCATTACCTTTACAACGATACCTACACAAACATTTTCGGGAACAAATATTACTATCCCATTATTTGCTACTTCTACATCTGGATTACTTGTAAGCTTTAGTAGTGCTAATACTTTTGTCTCTGTAAGTGGAAACACTCTTACTATAAGAGGAGGAGGTACAGCAGTTATTACGGCATACCAAGAAGGAAATGAAATCTATAATGCAGCAACACCTACGAATCAAAATGTTGTTGTAAACGGCAACCTACTAAATCAGCTTACTTCTATAGAAAAAAATAATTCTCTTATAAAGATATATCCAAATCCTGTAAAGAACGGTTTTTATATAGAAGTAGATAAAACATTAGTAGATAAAAAATACTATCAATTGATGAGCATGAATGGACAAAAAGTTATGAATGGGTATTTTACAGATTCTCGTATACAAGTTTCTACTGTAAAACCAGGATATTATATACTACTTATTTTTGATAATTCAGGTGGACTTTTAAAAAAGGAAAAAATAAAAATAGAATAGTTTTTTAGTATTTATTTAAATTAATAAAAGGAGGGGGGGGAACCTCTCTCTCTTTATTTTTAAACCCTAACTATTTAAAAATACGTATTAGTATATTACAAAAAAACAATCAAAAAAATGACTAAAATTTAAAAATGAAGAGTTTTCTTTCCGATACTAATATTATAAAAAAATATTTTAACCATATTTCAAAAAGAGTACTAAACGCACCGTTGTCAATCTTTCACAATTAAAAAATAAAAACAAAATGAGAACAAAAAAAAAACAACACAATGCTTTAGAATACCATTCTCAATTTCCTGCGGGTAAAATAGAAGTTATTTCTACGAAAAGGGTCAAAAATCAGAAAGACCTATCCTTCGCTTATTCCCCAGGCGTAGCCGAACCTTGTTTAGAGATATATAGAGAAAAAGAAAATGTTTATAAATATACATCTAAGGGAAACCTAGTGGCAGTTATCTCTAATGGAACAGCAGTTTTAGGATTAGGAGATATTGGAGCAGAAGCTTCCAAGCCCGTTATGGAGGGAAAAGGAATACTATTCAAAAAATTTGCAGGCATAGATGTATTTGATATAGAAATTAATGAAAAAAGACCAGACAAATTTATAGAAATAGTAAAGTCATTGGAACCCACTTTTGGAGGAATAAATTTAGAAGACATAAAAGCTCCCGAATGTTTTCAGATAGAAGAAGAACTCAAAAAACAAATGAATATACCCGTCATGCATGATGACCAACATGGGACTGCTATCATAAGTTCCGCCGCTCTTTTAAATGCTTTAGAAATCGCCCATAAAAAAATAAATTCTATCAAAGTAGTTATTTTAGGCGCAGGGGCTGCAGGCATTTCTTGTGCTGATATGTATGTTTCTTTGGGAATGACAAAAGATAATATACTTATGTTTGATAGTAAAGGTCTTATTCATAGTTCTCGAGAAGATTTAAACACTATGAAACAAAAATATGTTGTCAATGGAAAACAACTCACTCTAAAAGAAGCAATAAAAGATGCCGATATGTTTTTAGGCCTTTCCTCTGCCGACCAAATAACTCCCGATATGCTTTTGTCGATGGCTGATAACCCTATAGTATTTGCCTTAGCAAATCCCGATCCTGAAATTTCCTACCCCGTTGCTATATCCACTCGAAAAGATATTATTATGGCAACCGGAAGAAGCGATTACCCAAACCAAGTGAATAATGCTTTAGGATTCCCCTATATTTTTAGAGGCGCTTTGGATGTGAGAGCTCTTCATATAAATGAAGAAATGAAACTTGCGGCAGCAAAGTCCATTGCAGCACTAGCCCAAGAAACTATTTTAGAATCTATAATAAAAATATATAAAAAAGAAAATATATTCTTTGGAAAAAATTACCTTATCCCGAAAATTATAGATCCCCGTTTGATAAGCACTGTATCTCCAGCAGTCGCAAAAGCTGCTATGCAATCGGGCATTGCTAAAAATCATATTCAAGATTGGGAACATTACCAACAACAATTACAAATGAGAGTAGGAAATAGAAAAAAACAGATCTTTTAAGATACTATGAAATACCTATCTCTCTTATTGCTCTTGATTTTGAACGGATGTTCTGAAGTTTCTACCGAAAAAAAAACACAAACACTTCCTCTCCATACTTTTTTGGAAGAAACAAATACCATAAAACTCACTCATGAACAAGCAAATTCTCTAAAAATAGAGACAGCACGTTTAGAGAAAAGACAGGTATATTCTCTCATAAGAGCAAGTGGTAAAATAGATCTCCCTCCCGAAAACAAAGTATCTATTCACGTTCCCATATCGGGTTATTTAGTAAGTATAAAACTGTTGCCCGGAATGGTGGTGAAGCAAAACCAAGTGTTAGCCGTTTTGCAGGATTATGCTTATATTCAGATACAAGAAGATTATTTATTAGCAAAAGCAGATTTAGAACTCACCCAGCAAGAATATATCCGACAAAAAGACCTCTTTGAAATGAAAGCAATAAGCGATAAAGTATTCTATCAGACAAAAAATACATTTTATACAAAAAAAATAAAATGGAACTCCCTTATCCAAAAACTATCTCTGCTCAATATAAACCACGAAAACCTCACCCAAGATAATATATCAAAAAATATAACTATTACTTCCCCAATAAATGGAATAGTGATGCGAGTCTTTGTGAATAAAGGGCAGTATATATCTTCTACAGAAACAATTGTAGAACTCATAAACACCGAAGATGTTCATCTCTCCCTGAAGGTATTTGAAAAAGATATACACGCCCTCAAAATAGGACAAAAAATTATTGCTTTTACCAATAATAATCCCGATCAAAAGCACGAATGCGAGATTATATTGATAAGTAAAAATATAGACACTGACGGAGTCGTAGAGGTTCATTGCCATTTCGTTGATTTTGACGCAAACATACTCGTCGGAATGTATATGAATGCAGAGATACACACAAAACCAGTCGATGCCTTTGCTATCCCCGAAAAAGCCATCGTAAACTTTGAAGGTAAGGACTATATTTTTACATCCGATGGGAACAACATTTTTCATGCGGTAGAAGTAGAAATTGGAAACAAAGAAGATGGTTTTGTGGAAATAAAAAATTATGCCCAACTTCTCAACAAAGATATTGTAGTGCAGAACAGTTATGATATTCTCATGGCTTTAAAGAATAAACCCGAAGAATGATTCCACGAAGAATGCTCGTTAAGATTCTCTGCTTATCCTGTTTTTTCATTCTTTTCTCTACAATAATTACTCTCTCCCAAGATAAAAAAAAACCAAAAAAGGTAAACAT includes these proteins:
- a CDS encoding malic enzyme-like NAD(P)-binding protein; this translates as MRTKKKQHNALEYHSQFPAGKIEVISTKRVKNQKDLSFAYSPGVAEPCLEIYREKENVYKYTSKGNLVAVISNGTAVLGLGDIGAEASKPVMEGKGILFKKFAGIDVFDIEINEKRPDKFIEIVKSLEPTFGGINLEDIKAPECFQIEEELKKQMNIPVMHDDQHGTAIISSAALLNALEIAHKKINSIKVVILGAGAAGISCADMYVSLGMTKDNILMFDSKGLIHSSREDLNTMKQKYVVNGKQLTLKEAIKDADMFLGLSSADQITPDMLLSMADNPIVFALANPDPEISYPVAISTRKDIIMATGRSDYPNQVNNALGFPYIFRGALDVRALHINEEMKLAAAKSIAALAQETILESIIKIYKKENIFFGKNYLIPKIIDPRLISTVSPAVAKAAMQSGIAKNHIQDWEHYQQQLQMRVGNRKKQIF
- a CDS encoding efflux RND transporter periplasmic adaptor subunit, producing the protein MKYLSLLLLLILNGCSEVSTEKKTQTLPLHTFLEETNTIKLTHEQANSLKIETARLEKRQVYSLIRASGKIDLPPENKVSIHVPISGYLVSIKLLPGMVVKQNQVLAVLQDYAYIQIQEDYLLAKADLELTQQEYIRQKDLFEMKAISDKVFYQTKNTFYTKKIKWNSLIQKLSLLNINHENLTQDNISKNITITSPINGIVMRVFVNKGQYISSTETIVELINTEDVHLSLKVFEKDIHALKIGQKIIAFTNNNPDQKHECEIILISKNIDTDGVVEVHCHFVDFDANILVGMYMNAEIHTKPVDAFAIPEKAIVNFEGKDYIFTSDGNNIFHAVEVEIGNKEDGFVEIKNYAQLLNKDIVVQNSYDILMALKNKPEE